The proteins below are encoded in one region of Methanosarcina barkeri 3:
- a CDS encoding ABC transporter ATP-binding protein, translating to MKLILNHIVKSFDKKEVLRGASFAFEKGKIYGLLGRNGSGKTTLFNCINEDLKIDNGSILLEENGMKRELCPDDIGYVLSTPVVPEFLTGREFLKFFLDINVKKIPDIKPIDEYFNFMKIGIEDRDRLLKDYSHGMKSKMQMLVSFIANPCILLLDEPLTSFDVVVADEMKRLLRQIKKDHVIIFSTHIMELALDLCDEIVILSGGVLENMEKDDLSNEAFKDKIIQALRKDEND from the coding sequence ATGAAATTGATCCTGAACCATATCGTAAAAAGTTTTGATAAAAAAGAGGTTTTACGGGGTGCGAGCTTTGCCTTTGAAAAGGGAAAAATTTACGGACTCCTCGGTAGAAACGGCTCAGGTAAAACCACACTGTTTAACTGCATCAATGAAGATTTGAAGATTGACAACGGCTCAATTCTCCTTGAAGAAAACGGAATGAAGAGAGAACTTTGTCCAGACGATATCGGATATGTTCTATCAACACCAGTCGTTCCGGAGTTCTTAACAGGTAGAGAGTTTTTAAAGTTCTTTCTTGACATCAACGTGAAAAAGATTCCTGACATTAAGCCTATTGACGAATATTTCAACTTTATGAAAATAGGAATAGAGGACCGTGACAGGCTTTTGAAGGACTATTCTCATGGCATGAAGAGTAAGATGCAAATGCTTGTAAGCTTCATAGCAAATCCCTGCATTCTACTTTTAGACGAACCGCTGACCTCATTTGACGTTGTGGTTGCCGATGAAATGAAGAGGCTATTGCGCCAAATCAAAAAAGACCATGTTATTATTTTTTCCACTCATATCATGGAGCTTGCGCTGGATTTATGCGACGAGATCGTGATCCTGAGCGGTGGGGTTCTGGAAAATATGGAAAAGGATGACCTCAGCAACGAAGCTTTCAAGGATAAGATCATTCAGGCTCTCAGGAAGGATGAAAATGATTGA
- a CDS encoding RNA-guided pseudouridylation complex pseudouridine synthase subunit Cbf5: protein MSPAGKLPSEAERTLVRKSVAWSNPSYGSHPENRPILEYIEKGVVNIDKPKGPTSHEVAAWVKAILGVSTAGHAGSLDPKVTGLLPTLLGKATKAVPALRLSGKEYVCLLKLHKEMPQKLVRKVCEEFTGPIYQMPPIKSAVKRVVRVRTIYYLEVLEIEGSFVLFRVGCEAGTYIRKLCHDIGLALGCGGHMQELRRTKAGPFTEETLVTLQDLKDAYVLWKEDGDESEIRRVIMPMETAVSHLPKIILRDSAVDAVCSGAALAVPGITSLDANLKKGELTALFTLKGELIALAKAEMSTEELLKASAGLAATSVRVMMEAGTYPKGWDKKEHGVKS from the coding sequence ATGTCACCTGCCGGCAAATTGCCATCAGAAGCTGAAAGAACTCTTGTCCGGAAATCCGTTGCCTGGTCAAATCCCTCTTACGGCTCTCATCCGGAAAATCGCCCTATTCTTGAGTACATCGAGAAAGGTGTTGTAAATATTGATAAGCCAAAGGGACCGACAAGCCACGAGGTTGCAGCCTGGGTAAAAGCTATTCTGGGTGTGAGTACGGCAGGGCATGCAGGCTCACTTGATCCCAAGGTTACGGGGCTTTTGCCAACTTTACTCGGAAAGGCTACAAAAGCGGTTCCTGCTCTGCGCCTTTCCGGAAAGGAATATGTCTGCCTTCTGAAGCTTCATAAAGAAATGCCTCAAAAGCTGGTAAGGAAGGTCTGTGAGGAATTTACAGGTCCTATCTACCAGATGCCTCCTATCAAATCAGCTGTCAAACGCGTTGTCAGGGTAAGGACGATCTATTACCTTGAAGTGCTGGAAATTGAAGGCAGTTTTGTGCTCTTCCGCGTAGGATGTGAAGCCGGAACCTATATCAGGAAACTCTGCCATGACATTGGGCTTGCTCTTGGTTGTGGCGGACATATGCAGGAACTCAGGAGGACAAAAGCAGGCCCGTTTACCGAGGAGACGCTTGTCACCCTTCAGGATCTCAAAGATGCATATGTACTCTGGAAGGAAGACGGAGATGAGTCCGAGATCCGACGGGTAATTATGCCAATGGAAACGGCTGTGTCCCACCTTCCCAAAATTATCCTGCGGGACAGTGCAGTAGATGCAGTCTGTTCAGGGGCTGCTCTTGCAGTTCCGGGTATAACAAGTCTGGATGCAAACCTGAAGAAAGGCGAACTGACAGCGTTATTTACCCTTAAAGGTGAACTCATTGCCCTTGCAAAAGCTGAAATGAGTACAGAAGAGCTCCTCAAAGCCTCGGCCGGACTTGCAGCGACTTCGGTCCGGGTTATGATGGAAGCAGGAACTTATCCGAAAGGTTGGGACAAAAAAGAGCATGGTGTTAAGTCATGA
- the cmk gene encoding (d)CMP kinase, with product MRITVSGLPGSGTTTVSRLLAEYYEFELISSGEIFRKIAREKGMSLAEFGAMAEKDPSIDLAIDNNQRAVIHSHEKLILESRLAGHMAKDVPNVLKIWIKAPLPARVKRILRREKSISFDEELERTIKREKSEALRYMSYYNIDINDLSVYDIVIDSEKWNQYQILDILRTAVDSLVGPE from the coding sequence ATGCGGATAACAGTTAGCGGGCTTCCCGGAAGTGGAACGACAACCGTCTCAAGACTCCTTGCAGAATATTATGAATTTGAACTGATTTCCTCGGGTGAAATTTTCAGGAAGATAGCCAGGGAGAAGGGAATGAGCCTGGCAGAATTTGGGGCTATGGCCGAAAAAGACCCTTCTATTGACCTGGCTATTGATAATAATCAGAGAGCTGTTATCCATAGTCACGAAAAACTGATACTCGAAAGCAGGCTTGCGGGTCATATGGCTAAAGATGTCCCGAATGTACTTAAAATCTGGATAAAGGCTCCGCTACCTGCCCGGGTAAAACGAATCCTGAGGCGGGAAAAATCAATTTCTTTTGACGAAGAGCTCGAAAGAACAATTAAACGGGAAAAATCCGAAGCCCTCCGTTATATGAGCTATTATAATATCGATATTAATGACCTCTCAGTTTACGACATCGTTATTGATTCTGAAAAATGGAACCAGTATCAGATCCTTGACATTCTCAGGACCGCTGTTGATTCTCTTGTCGGCCCGGAATAA
- a CDS encoding DUF106 domain-containing protein: MVSETLKNQIDRFLLALGFSLMIGIMVLGQGFREAVGKVVGTLMNPILALIGQENFYLILLVMASITAIYASVIQKYTIDWDLMKNTQERMKAFQKEFREAQLSQNTYMLKKLEEQRQEMMEDQMKMSKQQFKPMAYISIISVPLFMWAYYYISGHGNATMVFPFWGKQLLTSHAFLYFQHWLYWYFICSLGVSQFIRKALNIGGV, from the coding sequence TTGGTTTCGGAGACATTAAAAAATCAAATAGACCGGTTCCTGCTAGCTCTCGGTTTTTCCCTTATGATCGGGATTATGGTTCTTGGGCAGGGTTTCAGAGAGGCTGTCGGAAAAGTCGTAGGGACTTTAATGAATCCCATACTTGCTCTTATCGGGCAGGAGAATTTCTATCTAATCCTTTTGGTAATGGCGTCTATTACTGCTATTTACGCATCCGTTATCCAGAAATACACAATTGACTGGGACCTTATGAAGAATACCCAGGAACGCATGAAAGCTTTCCAGAAGGAATTCCGGGAGGCGCAGCTTTCCCAGAACACTTATATGCTTAAAAAACTGGAAGAACAACGCCAGGAAATGATGGAAGACCAGATGAAGATGTCCAAGCAGCAGTTCAAACCTATGGCTTACATCAGTATCATTTCCGTTCCTCTCTTTATGTGGGCTTATTATTACATCAGTGGACATGGGAACGCCACGATGGTTTTTCCTTTCTGGGGTAAACAGTTGCTGACTTCTCATGCTTTTTTGTACTTCCAGCACTGGCTATACTGGTATTTTATTTGTTCTCTCGGAGTTAGCCAATTTATCAGAAAGGCATTGAATATCGGTGGGGTCTGA
- a CDS encoding carbonate dehydratase, producing MQFPNPSGQFPKISSKALIFDTALIIGNVTIEGDVFVGPNAVIRADEPGSSIVIRSGCNIQDNVIIHSLYNSQVEIGNNTSLAHGCIVHGPCEIGENCFVGFGALTFDCSLGKDTLVLHKAVVRGVEILPHKMVPDGGVINDQRAANALEDITTDLAEFKESVVRANLELVEGYKRLQLENQDLPLRILQENKIEKTEVFENTE from the coding sequence ATGCAGTTTCCAAACCCCAGTGGACAGTTTCCAAAAATAAGCAGTAAAGCCTTGATATTCGACACCGCGCTTATAATAGGAAATGTAACTATAGAAGGAGACGTATTTGTTGGCCCTAATGCCGTAATTAGGGCAGACGAACCTGGGTCTTCAATAGTTATCCGAAGCGGCTGTAACATTCAGGACAATGTAATAATTCATTCCCTTTACAATTCACAAGTGGAGATAGGTAATAACACATCTCTTGCACACGGGTGCATCGTACATGGTCCCTGTGAGATAGGAGAAAATTGTTTTGTAGGTTTTGGAGCCTTGACGTTTGACTGCTCTCTGGGAAAAGATACTCTGGTTCTTCACAAGGCTGTTGTTCGCGGAGTCGAAATTCTTCCACACAAAATGGTACCCGACGGAGGGGTTATCAATGATCAAAGAGCGGCAAATGCACTTGAAGATATCACAACAGATCTTGCAGAGTTCAAAGAATCTGTTGTCAGGGCAAATCTTGAACTGGTGGAAGGATATAAAAGGCTTCAACTTGAGAATCAAGATCTACCTTTAAGAATATTACAGGAAAATAAGATCGAAAAAACCGAAGTTTTTGAAAATACAGAGTGA
- a CDS encoding sugar-specific transcriptional regulator TrmB: MTENSIDELVNWVISVDRRLILMGSMKRHPFVRASDIAHEASRSTQNISHALKEFESKGLIQCLTPEKTTWRKYTLTEEGKTILEKLDGKYL; this comes from the coding sequence ATGACTGAAAACTCGATCGATGAACTGGTTAACTGGGTTATCAGCGTTGATCGCCGTTTGATTCTTATGGGCTCCATGAAAAGGCACCCCTTTGTAAGAGCTTCGGATATTGCCCACGAGGCAAGTCGATCTACACAGAATATCAGTCACGCTTTAAAGGAATTTGAGAGCAAGGGTTTAATTCAGTGTTTGACTCCTGAGAAAACAACATGGAGAAAGTATACCCTGACAGAAGAGGGAAAAACAATTTTAGAAAAACTGGATGGAAAATACCTTTGA
- a CDS encoding adenylate kinase: MNIILFGPPGAGKGTQAKKMVDYYRIPQISTGDILRANVREGTELGLAAKKYMDKGELVPDEVLIGIIKNRLKEQDCEKGFILDGYPRTIPQADALAVILDEINKPIDAVLNLEVPDEELVERISGRLMCNCGASYHRTFNPPKKDEICDICGGKVFQRADDKEEAVKTRLSVYKKQTEPLIDYYAKQGVLITLDGTKDIDEVFEEIKAVLAKFA; the protein is encoded by the coding sequence ATGAATATAATACTCTTCGGCCCCCCTGGTGCCGGAAAAGGCACCCAGGCCAAAAAAATGGTTGACTATTATAGAATCCCTCAGATTTCCACAGGTGATATCCTGCGGGCAAATGTCAGGGAAGGAACCGAACTTGGGCTTGCAGCCAAGAAATATATGGACAAAGGAGAGCTTGTTCCCGATGAGGTACTTATAGGAATTATTAAGAACCGTCTGAAAGAACAGGACTGTGAAAAGGGTTTCATTCTTGATGGGTATCCAAGAACAATACCTCAGGCTGATGCTCTTGCAGTCATCCTTGATGAGATCAATAAGCCCATAGATGCTGTTCTTAACCTTGAAGTGCCTGATGAAGAACTGGTTGAAAGAATAAGCGGTCGTCTAATGTGCAACTGTGGTGCGAGTTACCACAGGACTTTTAATCCGCCAAAAAAAGATGAGATCTGTGATATTTGCGGTGGTAAGGTTTTCCAGCGTGCTGACGACAAAGAAGAGGCTGTTAAGACCCGTCTCAGTGTTTATAAAAAGCAGACCGAACCCCTCATTGACTATTATGCAAAGCAGGGAGTTCTGATAACTCTTGACGGTACAAAAGATATAGATGAAGTTTTTGAAGAAATAAAGGCAGTTCTTGCGAAATTTGCTTAA